The Rhododendron vialii isolate Sample 1 chromosome 6a, ASM3025357v1 genome includes a window with the following:
- the LOC131331477 gene encoding probable mannitol dehydrogenase translates to MGKSAEETHPVKAFGWAARDQSGLLSPFNFSRRETGDEDVRFKILYCGICHTDLHRIRNEWGGSKYPMVPGHEIAGVVTEVGSKVQKYKIGDKVGVGCLVGACHSCDNCVNNLENYCPKKILTYNATYHDGTITYGGYSDHMVVNEHYLIRIPDNLPLDAAAPLLCAGITMYSPLRYFELDKPGLHVGVVGLGGLGHVGVKFAKALGAKVTVISTSPNKKKEAIDHLGADSFLVSRDPDQMQAAMGTMDGILNTVSAVFPLVPLIGLLKSHGKLIMVGAPEKPLELPVFPLLLGRKIVAGSAIGGLKETQEMIDFAGKHNITADIEVIPIDYVNTAMERLIKADVRYRFVIDVANSLKVA, encoded by the exons aTGGGGAAATCAGCGGAAGAAACACACCCAGTGAAGGCCTTCGGATGGGCGGCCAGAGACCAGTCCGGCCTACTCTCTCCCTTCAATTTCTCAAGAAg GGAGACAGGAGATGAGGATGTGAGGTTCAAAATCTTGTATTGTGGGATTTGTCACACTGATCTTCACAGAATCAGAAACGAATGGGGGGGCTCCAAGTATCCAATGGTTCCAGG GCATGAGATTGCGGGTGTAGTGACTGAGGTCGGTAGCAAGGTCCAAAAGTACAAAATTGGGGACAAAGTTGGAGTTGGGTGCCTGGTTGGAGCATGCCACTCCTGCGATAACTGCGTTAACAATCTTGAAAACTACTGTCCCAAGAAAATTCTAACCTACAATGCCACATATCACGATGGAACGATAACATACGGAGGCTACTCTGATCATATGGTTGTTAATGAGCATTACCTGATCCGCATCCCTGACAACCTCCCTCTTGATGCTGCTGCTCCTCTCCTCTGCGCTGGGATAACAATGTACAGTCCCTTGAGATATTTTGAACTTGACAAGCCTGGCTTGCATGTGGGTGTGGTGGGTTTAGGTGGTCTAGGCCATGTAGGGGTGAAGTTTGCAAAGGCTCTTGGGGCTAAGGTGACTGTGATTAGTACATCACCTAACAAGAAGAAGGAAGCCATTGATCATCTTGGTGCTGATTCGTTTTTGGTCAGCCGAGACCCAGATCAAATGCAG GCTGCCATGGGCACGATGGATGGTATTCTCAATACAGTATCTGCGGTTTTCCCTCTCGTACCATTGATTGGTTTGCTCAAGTCCCATGGAAAGCTTATCATGGTTGGTGCACCTGAAAAGCCGCTTGAGCTGCCCGTCTTTCCTTTGCTTTTGG GGAGGAAGATAGTGGCTGGAAGCGCCATTGGGGGTTTGAAGGAAACACAAGAAATGATTGATTTCGCGGGAAAACACAACATCACAGCGGATATTGAGGTGATTCCAATAGACTACGTAAACACTGCCATGGAACGCCTTATTAAAGCTGATGTTCGATACCGATTTGTCATTGATGTTGCCAACTCTTTGAAAGTGGCCTAA